The window cctctgctcctccagccctgaCCCCTATTTTGGATGTGTGATGCAAACTTAATTTAGCAATGTTCATAATCTGTCCTCTTGTACTTACAGAGTACTTAGGGCTGTATGTAAGCACCTCCTATGgcttctgaaacatttttttccattgcaaagtgaaaaaaaaataaaaacaaaatacaaaacaaatatatttgctttggctgatggaaaaaaaacacaccagtacagtaaaaacaaaaaggtaaaatatgtggaaaaagtaaacaaaacataacTTATTAGTAAATCTACTGTTGTCAAAAGACAGCGTCCCAAACATCacctttattttattacaaGTCAAGGGGACAGCCACATCAGCCACCTGAGGACACAGACTGACAGATTGAGAAATCACGTGCATAGGTTACTGATGAATATTTTACCCTTTAAAGTCATTCCAATATGAAACATGTCTGAATAACCACATTTATAATCAATATACAGTATTAAGGACAAGGCTGTGTAACCACTATAACTCTAAAACACTGACAATACGCAGTTCAAGGCTCATAAAATCCAGAAAGAACTGCTATTCATCCTCTCTGTActtactttgctttttctcagctatgtttcattttttcctttctccttttcccccatAACAAGCTTTATGCTTGGCAAtttacatgttttctttttactttttggaCTGCCAGTCACAGAGAGTTTTGACTTACAAAGAGATCTTTTCTTATTCTGGAAGCTTCTTTGTCACTTTGACTGCAGGATTTACACTTATCTTCTGCCTCTCAGATAAGCTTCCCCTTCACTGAGATCCATTCTGCAATCCCAGCCTCTTTCTATGTGATTTAACCTCCCAGAGATgaatagatgttttttttcccctcattttatttgaaaagattttatttatcaaggctttgtattaaaaaatataaacaatgaAAGCATTCAATCATTTCAGGATGGCAGTTTGGCAAAAGGCACGTATATGCAACACTCATGAAAAACTAAAAGGTGAAAACAGGTCCCTTCGCATGGCTGTAACACTTTTCAAGCTAGAAAAACTTTATAGCATATACTTCTGCAGTTGGGAAAGACAGTTTTTGAGTTTTACTACCCGACTCCCAGATTCGTCTTCAAAAGTCAGAGTGATCTTTATTTTGCCAACAGTTTGCAGGTATGCAAAAGGGATCTgaagaagatttttttattatacactagaacaggttgtgcagagaagttgtggatgccccagcaTTGGGTATGTTCAAAGTAAGGTTAGACAGCTTATGAATAACCAGATCTGCTGCAATATGTCCCAGCTCGTGGCagaggttggactagatgatctttaaaggtgCCTTCCAAACTAAGTCATTCTATAATCTAAGATTTTATTATAGCACTAGGAGAATGACTGATGATACCATCCCTCCCATGTGGAAGTACAGGTGAAGCTTCAGGGTTAGGAGGAGACCTGTCCCAGCCATAAAGACAAGTGTCGAAGCAAGGCCCCAGAGGGTAGGAGGCTGCTGTTCCCTCCTGAGGTTACACTGTGCTCATCACTGGCTGCATCATCTACTCATGCTGACGTGTCATGTCTCCAGGAAACGTTTTGGCCTCTAATCCTGTCACTTGAAAGGAGACTTAGTGGTAGACTGGGCATGTCctaaacacagaaatgaaaagggagCATTGCAGGGGACGGAAAAAAAAGGGACACCAATTTCTTTAATTGTGGTGTTTTGCATGCAAGATGAGCTTGTTGTTACATATAATGTATATGCAAAGGGTGCCTCTGGACCTGTGGGCAGTTCTGAGCAGTATAAAAGCCCATCCAACACCACGCTCCCTCATCCACTTCTCTTGCCTTCTCCTTCTTGGTGAACAAGGTAAGGTGCAGTGGTCTTCTCCTCACTGTCCTCTTTCTCTgattctcctctttctcttctgacCTGCACTGAGTCTTTGACTCTGTTCCAACCTTGGTGTGAGTCTTACTCCTTGGTGGTGCTCCtaccagctctgttctgcttgCCAGAAGTTGGGGGAGGTGGGAGAAGGCCGTGGGCTGTCACTGCAGGGgcctctccctgctccctggCCCGTACCTTCTCTCTTGGTGAGGAGGCCACCAGGCTTCTGCTCACACTGCCTGTGCTTTGCCTGCCCTTTCTCCTAGGTACAcctccatcccacagccatGTCCTGCTTCGATCTGTGCCGTCCCTGTGGCCCGACCCCgctggccaacagctgcaaTGAGCCCTGTGTgaggcagtgccaggactcccGTGTGGTGATCCAGCCCTCTCCCGtggtggtgaccctgcctggtcccatcctcagctccttcccccagaacacTGCTGTGGGAtccagcacctctgctgctgttggcagcatcCTGAGCCAGGAGGGAGTGCCTATCTCTTCTGGAGGCTTTGGCTTCTCTGGCCTGGGTGGCCGGTTCTCTGGCAGGAGGTGCCTGCCATGCTAAAGCCAAGGTGGACGTCCTCTGAGCGCATCCCAGTGATGCTCGAAGCCAGGCACCAGACTGAGGATGTAGCTGCTGGCCAGGGTTTCCAGATGGGCTAAGCaccctcctgccctcctgcaaagcagagagggaagCCAGGGTGCCAGCCTGTGCTGTCTGGAAACACAGCCAGCAAACATCTTcttctcctgctttcttctcaTCATCACAAGTCTTCGTTGTCTCGTTGCTGTCCTGTGCCATGGGTTCATCCTGAAGCAAGCTGAGAGGGCCCTACTTCTTCCTCTCGCCACATGAGGGAGGAAGACATGCATCCTATTGTGGCAAAGTTTGCCAGCTGATTGCCAATCTGTTTACCAGCTGCCTTTGTAGCAGCTTTAAACTATGCGCTGCTTTGATTCCTTCTTTAGATTCAATAAAATTTATGCTGCATTGTAATCTCAGTATCCTTGTGTTCCTTTCCTGTTGAGATTCATGGCAAAGCCAttcagggaaaaatattttgacttgGAGTCAAAATGTTGTATAGCACCATAAAGTTTACCTTTGTAAACTTCGTGTGGTATTGTCCAGGTCTTACCAGTGTCCAGGATGTCCCTCTAATGGGCACATCAGAAATGAATGATGTTGgatattgtttttcatttgataaGACAGCATAATTTGATAAGCCAGATACAGGAGTAGGACTTGATGGTCTTTctgagtctcttccaactcaggatattccatgattctatgatacaaaGAGAGGAGAGCTTCTTAAAATCAAATTCCTGTATTCTTCAAGGGCTTAAAGAGTCTGCAAACTGCTGGAATTAAGTGGATGTGATTTGTTTGAGAATTTAGATACTTATTTAAAACTTCATTAAATATGAACACTGATTTTTCATTCCTTATATTTCTGAGATGTCCGAACCATCTGACACTTGCTCTATCAATAAGCTAATTTTTAGCAATAAGGTGTTAAGTTAAACTTACTTACATGACTGAAAATCACAGATACTGTAGACAGATAATATCTTACAAGAAATCCCTACAAAGCAGAGTGATAACTCCTCTATGTAAACTTGGAACAGGAAAGCACATTCAGAATTTCCTAGACACAGTAACTGAATCCCATTTTAGCATCGCCAACTACGGAGCAAAATACATACAGTAAAGTTCCCTCAGAAGGAAGACAGCTTTGTCAGTCTTACTTCCAAATGAACTGCAGTTTTAATTTACAGGtaagaaacagctgcttttccttACTTTGTGCAGTAACATCTCATTAGCATGGGGCATCAGGAAGCTGGGGAACAGTCAACTGTGCCTGATGAAGTTGATTCCAACCTTCTTCTAGCTGAGCTTCAAGAAACAAAACTCAGTCTAAGCTGAAAATCAGGTTGAGTTCTGCAGCGCATAAGGAGTTAAGAGCACAAGTGGTAGAGGAAGCTTGGAAACACTGCTGAGGATGAGGGCTGGCACTTCATGAATGAAATGTTCTGGCAAGCTCAACGACAATTCTAGCAGATGCTGACCTGCTAATTCACTTGCTAGGCTGAGATGTTCAACAGTTAGGCAGCAAACCATCTTCCCTCTCGAGTGAAATGTTCTCACCACATTAGTTTACATGTGGGTGACAGAGGGTGTGAGCAAGCAGGAggcccagcagctcctcctggcatgGCCGTACAACCGAGACACGCTGCCTGCAGGAGCTAAGTGAGCAGGCTTCACTCACAGATGTTCCCACTGGCATGAATGCTGGTTATGGCTGTAAGTGATGTGTGCTTCAGTGAGATCCTCAGCGAATGGCTGTTTTCCAGGACATTTGGAGCAGTGAAAACCTTTTGGAGCTGCATACCATGCAGGAAGGCCTGTACTCTGAGGCCTAAGAGGCAGAAACCGGTTTGGGCATCCTAACAATAaagggtctttttttttttttttttttttttaattcatttaaattctGACTTTCATCTTCCAGGTAGGAAGGTGAACACCGAGTCTCTAATGAGACTTCAAGacttcattaatttcatttcagtctGTGTCAGAGGAGATGAACTCCTGGTGGACAGATGCTTAATCACAGAGCCCAGGAAAAAGCTGGGCCCACCTCTGCCACATTCAAAGCATCCTTCAGGACTGACACCCTGAATGAACATTAGCATGCTAAATAAGCTTTGTTAAGCCATTCCCTCCTTGCCAGTTTAATACTGCTCATTAGTTTAGATGGGCTGTGAAACTAGCAGGGTGTGACACCAACACACTCAGTTCCACATTCAAAGACACAGGCTTAGGTAGAGCAAAAAATAGCTTGCACATTTGTCAGTCAACAACCCAGAGTGCCTGCTGTGGGTTCCCACCTAGGggctttcttcccctccttttttaATGGATGCGGTAAGCATCCCTGGTGAGGATAACAGCATTTCTTCCATTAAATGTAATAGGAATTTTACATCAATTTCAACAGGAAAAGAtgcaaagagaacaaagaaaaacattcatttcctGAGTCTGTTCCAGTGAACCATTCCAGTTTGCATTTGGTACATAGTGGCAAAAAGCCAAAGCAAATTAATTCCTTATTGTGCACTGACCACACGTATGATTTTGAAAAGTTAtgattaccaaaaaaaaaaccacaccaatAACCACAGCCAAAGGGAACAGCTAAGTCTGAAACACGCTGTCACCACTATCTTTCAAGAACGCATTTTGAATTCCTCTGTTAAAACACAGTTTCATAAATAAGAAAGGGCTTTAAGCCAGACCTCTAACTTTTGAAAAGTTtcttaaaaagtattttctcttgGATGGATTTCATGCCCAGGAGTGACACTGCCCTTGTGATTAGCTTCTCAGAGGAACAGACCTAGGGTCAGTTCTTAACTGGTTCCTTTGCAAACCAACACTCCTGTCTTTTGATTATAGCTTCCTCCGAAATTTGTCTTCTGGGTGTGAAGCACTCCCAACCTTGTCTGAGCCTTGGCTCCCGACTTCAGTTCCTACCCCGGGGCCTTCAGTAATGAGAGTGACTGCCAGCACCCTGCTCTCTTACATTTATCACTCGCAAGTTCTTTTTGTCACTAAAAGCTATTCTGAAGCCTGACAGACCCTACAGGAAGGCAGGCTAGTAATAAGTGGGAGTAGAGGATGTCTTTGATATCCTAATTAGTCGTgtgaaaaaaacagataatgAGTTACATTTTCCCTATTAGAAGAAACTCCTTTATTGAATCCTCACGCCGTCAGATTCTAGGACAGAGTGTAAGGCTGCTGATCCATGCTGATGGCTGACGTAGAAGATCAATGTAGCTTCTGCTCGTGTTTGCAAAGGCCTGACTGTCTTTCTGTCAGTACTGTGGTAGAAGCTGGGTCAGAATGCTATGGATTCACAGAAAGTAAAATTGCCAAGGGAAAACTCGTACAtatgaatgaaatatttcacagatattgaaaattaatttctgagAGCCAAGTCtcacagaaagaacactgacTTAGAACTGCTCCACGGGGACCGTGAGTAATTTGGCACAGGAGAAAACTTGCACATGTTGTGCATGTAAAATATCACACTCCTACACATTATAAAATGACATAACTGTCCCATATCCCTCTGGCAGGAGCTGAGTGTTTTGACACTTGATCATCtcctgaggtctcttccaacctgaattattCTGATTCTTCTTTCAGTGTCATTCACACTTGAACGTTCTCCTAAGAGATGGACTGCCCATCTAGTTGCCATCAGTTGCAGCTAACTAACgtattctttttcttgcatCCTCAAAGCAGGATTGTGAGGCTTAAGTGAGCATAGCTGAACCGCAGGTTCAGATCAGTAgtcctttttgttatttttatgcaGGAGGATACATATTTTACTGAATTCAGTAATAAACTCTAAAACAATTCAATCATATCTTATGAGACATAACTGCAAACCGCTACTTTTAGTCAGAAGAGGGATAAAACGTGTTCTTGCTTTGTAAAGTGTCCCAGGAGGAATGGGAATACAGTAATATGTTTACTTCTACTTTCTGTGACTAaaaggctctgagcaacatgatctagctgcagatgtacctgctcattgcaggggtgCTGGACTATGGTCTTTAAAGGCCTCTTCCAGCTCAAACGGTTCTGCGATTCTATTTATCAGGTATTCGGGTCGTGTAAGCAACGCTTCAGAGCCCTTTTCATTTATTAACTGCAATAAGGCTCACACCCGCTAGGTGCTGCCCTTCCTCTATGGTTTGAGAAGGAAACCTTCCTGCTCGAGGGCATCTGAACCAGATTACCGCTGCGGCTGTTGTACCCACGCTGCAAAAAACCAGGCTCGTTCTTCATCCCAGCCTGACAGCCGTGATGGAAACCTTCTTCTAAGCACCGACACAACGAAAGCACCCACCCCAAAAAGAACAGCAACACGGTCCAAACTCAAAAATGccaaaagaaaagctgatggATGCCACCGTTAGGGACAGCACGCGTCCAAAGCACAGCTAGTCCCAGTCAACAGCTAACAGCAAACGCTGCAAGTGAGTGCCTTATCTGAAGCAACCCATTCTCAGAACTGTCATGGTACCACAGAGTTAAAGAAAGTCGCATTTCCCATCAAAAAGCTTAGCCTGTCCACTGGATCTCACAAGCTCCCTTTACTGGGGTGGTACGTCTGCCATGTTGCTCTGTGGCACCCCTGGATGTTATACGTGTAGCAGAACCTCACTGAGTCTCCCACACAAAACCAGAATAAAACACGGAGGTTATGGCTGCATTATGCAACCTAGTGACTGACACGCACATGAAAGTAGTTGATACATTCATCCATTTTAATACCCCTGGATGAAGTCCAGTTCTCCTTGCTGGAGATAAATATAGCCAAGCACAAAGAGAcgggaaatggagaaaaactattttaaaatttggTGAAATTAGAAAAGAAGCAACTGTTGGGTGTTACAATAACCACAGGCTTGCAGCCAGGCAAAGCATCCTCGCTTGCATAAAGCCGCAGGAGATGCCCAGAGAAGATAACAGTTCCGAGAGGTAGTTGCTTCAAAACTGGTATTTCAGTGCTGGGTTCATCCTTAAGCCCAGAGAATGACAGCTATCTCAGAGACGACCACAGCAGGctgggagccctgggcagcctgacctggtgggtGGTAACCCCACCCATGGCCAGGGGTtagaactggatgggctttgaggttccatccaacccaagccattccatgattctatgattccacggTCAGCTTGCTTAATTAACAGATGAATTAaatatcctatttttttttacacagaggCATCTGCAAGACGCGCTGCTGGCACATAATCTTCCACTGCAAACCGTGCAGTGAATAATTGCCCTCACGAGCATTACATGATCTCATCTCCTGGGTGCACAGGCTGATCACAGAGCTCTCAGCAGAGCCCACACGAGGGAAGCTGAGTTTAAAATATGCATCTGTGGGAGGCTCCTGAAGCAGCTTCCTGCTATGGATGGCCGGGAGCAGGGCGATGCTGGGGGGAAAGACCACATTAAGGAACTGAGGCAACAGTAACCCCATGAAGCTGCTACCAGCAAACCACAATGTGATATTTCCATGTGTTTTAGTCTGGTGAGTTGACTCTGAAATAGCGTAAGACAAAACAAAGATTCCCTCTGTGCTAGTGGGTAAATGATATTATTTTTGTCTATAGTGACAAACTTGAGTGTTCAAACGGATAGCAAACCAAACTCTTTGAGGCTTCTTGTACTTCTGATCTTCCTAAACTACAGTTTTAACCCCAATCCTACtcctctttggaaaaaaaaaaaaaaataaaagggaaaaatgaaccAAATCATTAGTTACAGCACGTCAGCAAAATATCAGATCAACCTACTGTGCCATTTTGCTCCCACAAATGAAAACACACGGTGGTCTGACTGCTGGCAGCCTGTCTTTCCATTTGGAAAATGCAGTGTTCTCTGCTGCCTTATCCTTAGTCCTTTCCAACTGAACTCCTGTGGCTTCTGAGTGACTCAAGCTCACCCCATCCCCTGCCTCACCCTCCCTGTTCTTGTCATCTGCTCCCTCTGCAAAGCTCTTATTTCTCAActccctctcttcttcctcttctctgtggCAAACTTACCTCGCTTCTCGAGAACTAGCTcgcctttccttcctcctccatttCTCCGTTCTCGAAGTACTTTTAACCCCTGGGTCTGCACCATCTGATTTCTTGTTCAGTGGATTTGGTGTTTGGAGCAGAACAGACCGGAGAGGGCTCCTTGCAAAGCGCTCCCTCCTGTCCCTCCAGCTTCTCTTAGGGCACGAGTGGACGCCCCAAGGAGAGAAACCGAGCACACCACAGCGGCAGCTGAGTGCCGTCTCTCgtcaagagaaagaaaggtggATGAAATTCAAGCAAAACCCTGAAACATAATTTAAATGCTCCCTGCcgctgcattttaaaatagacACTTGCGTTTCCTAACGTACCCAGTAACTCCAAATCATTCCTCAGCTGTAAGGGCACCCGCTGACACCCGTACCCATCCCCGACACACACACACGGGTGCCACTGCGGGGTCCCCGCACCGCCGCTCCCACAGCGCTCCGTTCCTCGCGAACAGCCACCGAGGGCGGAAGGAGCGGAACGCCGTTCTCGCCGCCTccgcagcgcccggccccggccgcggggagaggcagggcaggacggggcgggggccggggaCCCTGCGTCAGTGCCGAGCCGCCGCCGTCCCCTCCCCGCGCGCTCGGCTCTGCCTCCCGCCGGCCTCCCCCGCCTCCCGCCGGCTGCGGCCGCGTACATAAacacggccccgccgccgccggggcgCTCCGCTCGCAGCCCGACGGAGACGCTCGGTCCGTAGCGCGGCCTCCCGGCTCCACGCACCGACGGGGCGGGGGCTCCGGCGGGCAGCGGCCCCGCGGCACCTGCCGgcggcagcaggaggaggacgaggaggaggaggaggagggaggcgGCGGCTCCCCGCCCGCGGCGGGCTCCCTCGACATGGCCCTGGCGGACAGCGCCCGCGGGCTGCCCAACGGCGGCGGCGTGTCGCccgcggcggggagcggggcggcggcggcggcgggcggctgGTCGGCCTTCCCCGAGATCGTGGAGCTGAACGTGGGCGGGCAGGTGTACGTGACGCGGCGCTGCACCGTGGTCTCGGTGCGGGACTCGCTGCTCTGGCGCATGTTCtcgcagcagcagcccagcgaACTGCCCCGGGACAGCAAGGGCCGCTTCTTCCTCGACCGCGACGGCTTCCTCTTCCGCTACATCCTGGACTACCTGCGGGACCTGCAGCTGGTGCTGCCCGAGCACTTCCCCGAGCGCAGCCGTCTGCAGCGCGAAGCCGAGTACTTCCAGCTGCCCGACCTGGCGCGCCGCCTGGCGCAGGCTCGGGCCGCCAcctccgccgcccgccccgccgcgctgcACCGCGACGGCTCGCTGTGCGCCGACGAACCGCCGCTGCTCGGCTGCCTGGAGGCAGAGCCCGCGGAAGGAGGCGCCGCGGCGGCGTCCGCGCCGTCGCCCACCGCCAGCCGCAGCCCCTCGGGCGGGCCGCTGCTGACGCCCTCGCAGTCGCTggacggggcgggcgggcggcgctcGGGGTACATCACCATCGGCTACCGCGGCTCCTACACCATCGGGCGGGAGGCGCAGGCCGACGCCAAGTTCCGGCGGGTGGCGCGCATCACCGTGTGCGGCAAGACCGCGCTGGCCAAGGAGGTCTTCGGGGAAACGCTGAACGAGAGCCGCGACCCCGACCGCCCCCCCGAGCGCTACACCGCCCGCTACTACCTCAAGTTCAACTTCCTCGAGCAAGCCTTCGACCGCCTCTCCGAGGCTGGCTTCCGCATGGCCGCCTGCTCCTCCACCGGCACCTGCGCCTTCGGCCCCGAGCAGGGGGGCCCCGCCGACGACAAGATCTGGACCAGCTACACCGAGTACGTCTTCTGCCGGGACTGAGCCCCgcccggcggcgcggggctgcgcggcTCTCGCACCCGCGGGGCTCCCCTGCCGGCTCCCGCCTCGCCGCCTCACAGCAGCGCGCAGCCCCGGAGGGCCCCGGGGGCCGGAGCCGCCCTGCTGCAGCCCGCTTTGGCTGCCGCGGCGTTGCCCGGCTGCCCTGTCCCCCGTCGTGCCCCCCGGTAGCTGTGTTGGGAGCGGGGAGGGAAGAGGTCACGGGTGTGAATAAACACCCAAGCCagaaaggtgtgtgtgtgtgtgtgtgtgcccagCTCTTGCTTCTCCACACAGTGCCATCAGGTTGAGGTGTAGGGGCCAAAGAACTCTTTTTTCTGGTTGCTTTTCCGTGATTTCTGTTAAACTAGTAGGTGTTTTTTTCCCGTCCCCGTACTCAGACTGAGGTTTTACCTCTTTGGGCAGGTTATGGTAGTCCTTTTTATGGCCCCTCCCATCAAGGTGATGCCAACCTGTGAAGGACAGCCATGTGGCGGTGATGGCTGCCTGCGGCGCTGGCATCGCAGCTCATACTTAACCTGTAGAGATGAATAATTTTGCAGGAAGCGAGCGTCTTTGTGACCGGATCCATCCACGTCCATCCACCCTCCCTCAGCCTCTGAACTTCCCAGGTTGGGGAACTGGGCCGAGGCCTGAGCAGCAGGAGTGCAAGGCTGTAGTGGAGCGCTGTCCTTGGGATAACCAACCATTGAACTGTGGTGTCTGCGGAATCAAGGGACAGCCCTTAGGGAGCTTAAAATGCTGTGTACATTGTAACTTTCATGGGTGGCATGAAGTCCTTATAATTCTCTTGAAGTCTACAATATGCATAGAGAGTTGAGTGCATATTTCCTTAGCATCCTCCAAATGGCCAGGGTGGGATAACAACCGGACTGCCGTGGTGAAAGTGGGACCTGCTTCCTGTCAGGGTGAAATTGTGTATGTATGTTGAATGGAAGCAGATGGATTTTTTAAGTGTAATCAAGAGTACCTTGCTTATTACTTTGAGTTTTGTCATCTTAGTGGTGTAAAATTTTGAAGCCAACAGAACTGAGAAACggtttcttgtttttcatgtcagtATTACCTGGTAAGTGACTGCAGAGAGTCAAGAACCTCTCTGGGAATACAGCTCATTCTTGGAAAGGATTAAGCCCCATCCTTATGAAAGCTAGGGGAATGCCAGTGTTTTTCAGGGGAAATCACCCCATCAGGAAGTAGAGCTGTGTTGTGTTCATGCTATCTGATCGTCTCTCTTGGAGAAGACATCCATAGCTTGCTTTGCAGCCTACATCCAGCGAGTGGTTTGTACAGTAGGGAAGGTCAAGCAGTTCTTTCCAATAAATTCCTGAAGGTTTGAGTACAAAAGCACTTTAAAACCTGATTTGGAAACCTGTGTTGTCTGTTCACATGGTGACAGAAAAATACCTTAAATGTATCCCAAGCGTTGGAAGAATTCAACATTTAAATCCTGAAGCTGCATTTCGAAACTATTGAATAACAAGTTGATCGTTCTAACCCCAGATTTAGAAATACTGCTAGCACTTATGTCTAACCAAAGAATTTCGTAGtagagttttatttttaaaaccttaaGTTCCTTTGAAAAGATCTATAGCCACTTACATACTGAGTTCCAGCGCTCAGTCTCCATGTGCATCCCTTGGTCGTTCAATAAGTACATCCGCAGTTGcgtaaaactgaaaataacttGCATAGCCATGAGTTTTTTAATTGGCAAGATTGTTTATCAGTGTGACTAAAGCGACGATGCACGTGCAAAAGCTCTGGATATTGTCCAGCTGTAGATAGATGTATAATGGAGTATTTTTAAGTGGAGAGCAATGTCCATGTCTTGTTAGATGAGCAATAAGATAGAGTGAGAGGCCAATACACCTGAAGACAGAATGAAACCTGTTTGTCCTATGCCTTACTCTGAGATAATTTCTTTGTGTATAACTTATTTATACCGCAAGTGAAGGGAGCTTGATCACAGCTACTAGGTCT of the Gallus gallus isolate bGalGal1 chromosome 1, bGalGal1.mat.broiler.GRCg7b, whole genome shotgun sequence genome contains:
- the LOC418813 gene encoding feather keratin 1 yields the protein MSCFDLCRPCGPTPLANSCNEPCVRQCQDSRVVIQPSPVVVTLPGPILSSFPQNTAVGSSTSAAVGSILSQEGVPISSGGFGFSGLGGRFSGRRCLPC
- the KCTD12 gene encoding BTB/POZ domain-containing protein KCTD12, producing the protein MALADSARGLPNGGGVSPAAGSGAAAAAGGWSAFPEIVELNVGGQVYVTRRCTVVSVRDSLLWRMFSQQQPSELPRDSKGRFFLDRDGFLFRYILDYLRDLQLVLPEHFPERSRLQREAEYFQLPDLARRLAQARAATSAARPAALHRDGSLCADEPPLLGCLEAEPAEGGAAAASAPSPTASRSPSGGPLLTPSQSLDGAGGRRSGYITIGYRGSYTIGREAQADAKFRRVARITVCGKTALAKEVFGETLNESRDPDRPPERYTARYYLKFNFLEQAFDRLSEAGFRMAACSSTGTCAFGPEQGGPADDKIWTSYTEYVFCRD